A single window of Castor canadensis chromosome 3, mCasCan1.hap1v2, whole genome shotgun sequence DNA harbors:
- the C3H8orf89 gene encoding putative uncharacterized protein C8orf89 homolog: MSVLSPEIKFETSKVTRSSLDNCFPFENSWRKAVLETQKMKKAFGIQEPKECVKMPYLPGLPSGQKNVSSSPLEVHKRLLHANTEMPTIRIKKTKTCTVVPLQKKSKGSGFSDPLTGASSQYLQRLSRMAILEYDTIRQETSKKSKKSKKRDLRDC; the protein is encoded by the exons atgtctgTGCTATCTCCTGAAATCAAATTTGAGACTTCTAAAGTCACTCGAAGCTCCTTGGACAActgttttccttttgagaataGTTGGAGGAAAGCagttttagaaacacaaaagatgaaaaagg CATTTGGGATACAAGAGCCCAAAGAATGTGTCAAAATGCCGTATTTACCAGGATTGCCAAGTGGCCAGAAGAATGTAAGTTCAAGTCCACTAGAGGTTCATAAGCGACTGTTGCATGCCAACACTGAGATGCCCACAATCAG AATAAAGAAGACTAAGACATGCACTGTGGTACCACttcagaagaaatcaaaag GTTCTGGCTTCAGCGACCCTCTCACTGGAGCATCATCTCAGTACTTACAGAGACTCTCCAGAATGGCTATTTTGGAGTATGATACCATTCGTCaggaaacaagcaaaaaatcaaagaaaagcaagaagcGAGACCTGCGAGACTGCTAA